A window from Acipenser ruthenus chromosome 36, fAciRut3.2 maternal haplotype, whole genome shotgun sequence encodes these proteins:
- the LOC117401969 gene encoding multivesicular body subunit 12A isoform X1: MSVEAASVPLTALAWASGSSTCPNDFKLISTTFDGSNANFGKGFGMKSSYYLCCSSKPQGSVITDIQFVSEKESLPSGFYYIAEFLEPRASVSKKKRLCVKSVSFNTADVAVLDVQLTAKSKVILPHYTCIGDMNGFVLWCKKGRVRPLPKPRSINLDMRELSLEKGEAEPQSPAYNSSAASRPVHPNKLSKRRSTLEIKEGVYDTGNIYSISAMDGVPFALHPKFDCQPIGNVPLVNLNNIQIKSITDIENEYNYSFTVEKTAADRPQFRSALQSLEA; the protein is encoded by the exons aTTTCCACGACTTTCGATGGATCTAACGCAAACTTCGGGAAAGGATTCGGGATGAAATCAAGTTACTACCTCTGCTGCAGTTCG AAGCCCCAGGGCAGCGTCATCACGGATATCCAGTTTGTCTCGGAGAAGGAATCCCTGCCGTCTGGATTCTATTACATCGCAGAGTTCCTGGAGCCCA GGGCGTCTGTTTCCAAGAAGAAGCGTCTGTGTGTGAAGTCAGTCTCCTTCAACACTGCAGACGTGGCCGTGCTGGATGTGCAGCTAACAGCCAAGAGCAAAGTGATCCTGCCACACTACACATGCATCGG CGACATGAATGGCTTTGTGCTGTGGTGCAAGAAGGGGAGGGTGAGACCTCTCCCCAAACCCCGCAGCATCAACCTGGACATGAGGGAGCTGTCACTGGAGAAGGGGGAGGCGGAGCCACAGAGCCCCGCCTACAACAG CAGTGCAGCCTCCAGGCCCGTTCACCCCAACAAGCTGAGCAAACGTCGGAGCACTCTGGAGATCAAAGAGGGGGTGTACGACACTGGCAACATCTACAGCATCTCAG ctatGGACGGAGTGCCCTTTGCTCTGCACCCGAAGTTTGACTGTCAGCCCATTGGCAAT gTACCCCTGGTCAACCTAAACAACATTCAGATCAAATCAATCACTGACATAGAAAACGAG TACAACTACAGCTTCACAGTGGAGAAGACGGCAGCTGACAGACCTCAATTCCGGAGTGCGCTGCAGTCACTGGAAGCATGA
- the LOC117401969 gene encoding multivesicular body subunit 12A isoform X2, translating to MSVEAASVPLTALAWASGSSTCPNDFKLISTTFDGSNANFGKGFGMKSSYYLCCSSKPQGSVITDIQFVSEKESLPSGFYYIAEFLEPRASVSKKKRLCVKSVSFNTADVAVLDVQLTAKSKVILPHYTCIGDMNGFVLWCKKGRVRPLPKPRSINLDMRELSLEKGEAEPQSPAYNSAASRPVHPNKLSKRRSTLEIKEGVYDTGNIYSISAMDGVPFALHPKFDCQPIGNVPLVNLNNIQIKSITDIENEYNYSFTVEKTAADRPQFRSALQSLEA from the exons aTTTCCACGACTTTCGATGGATCTAACGCAAACTTCGGGAAAGGATTCGGGATGAAATCAAGTTACTACCTCTGCTGCAGTTCG AAGCCCCAGGGCAGCGTCATCACGGATATCCAGTTTGTCTCGGAGAAGGAATCCCTGCCGTCTGGATTCTATTACATCGCAGAGTTCCTGGAGCCCA GGGCGTCTGTTTCCAAGAAGAAGCGTCTGTGTGTGAAGTCAGTCTCCTTCAACACTGCAGACGTGGCCGTGCTGGATGTGCAGCTAACAGCCAAGAGCAAAGTGATCCTGCCACACTACACATGCATCGG CGACATGAATGGCTTTGTGCTGTGGTGCAAGAAGGGGAGGGTGAGACCTCTCCCCAAACCCCGCAGCATCAACCTGGACATGAGGGAGCTGTCACTGGAGAAGGGGGAGGCGGAGCCACAGAGCCCCGCCTACAACAG TGCAGCCTCCAGGCCCGTTCACCCCAACAAGCTGAGCAAACGTCGGAGCACTCTGGAGATCAAAGAGGGGGTGTACGACACTGGCAACATCTACAGCATCTCAG ctatGGACGGAGTGCCCTTTGCTCTGCACCCGAAGTTTGACTGTCAGCCCATTGGCAAT gTACCCCTGGTCAACCTAAACAACATTCAGATCAAATCAATCACTGACATAGAAAACGAG TACAACTACAGCTTCACAGTGGAGAAGACGGCAGCTGACAGACCTCAATTCCGGAGTGCGCTGCAGTCACTGGAAGCATGA